The Macaca fascicularis isolate 582-1 chromosome 12, T2T-MFA8v1.1 genome has a segment encoding these proteins:
- the NMUR1 gene encoding neuromedin-U receptor 1 isoform X2, which produces MACNGSAARGHFDPEDLNLTDEALRLKYLGPRQTQLFMPICVMYLLIFTVGAVGNGLTCLVILRHKAMRTPTNYYLFSLAVSDLLVLLVGLPLELYEMWHNYPFLLGAGGCYFRTLLFEMVCLASVLNVTALSVERYVAVVHPLQARSMVTQAHVRRVLGAVWGLAILCSLPNTSLHGIQQLYVPCRGPVPDSDLCTLVRPRALYNLAVQITALLFFCLPMAVISVLYLLIGLRLRRERLLLMQEAKGRGSAAAMSRDTCRLQRRDRGRRQVTKMLFVLVVVFGICWAPFHTDRVMWSIVSQWTDGLHLAFQHVHVISGIFFYLGSAANPVLYSLMSSRFRETFQEALCLGAHCHRLRPRHSSHSLSRVTTGSTLCDVGSPGSRVHPLAGDDGPEGQQETDLS; this is translated from the exons ATGGCTTGCAATGGCAGTGCGGCCAGGGGGCACTTTGACCCTGAGGACTTGAACCTGACCGATGAGGCACTGAGATTAAAGTACCTGGGGCCCCGGCAGACACAGCTGTTCATGCCCATCTGTGTCATGTACCTGCTGATCTTCACGGTGGGCGCTGTGGGCAATGGGCTGACCTGTCTGGTCATCCTGCGCCACAAGGCCATGCGCACGCCCACCAACTACTACCTCTTCAGCCTGGCCGTGTCAGACCTGCTGGTGCTGCTGGTGGGCCTGCCCCTGGAGCTCTATGAGATGTGGCACAACTACCCCTTCCTGCTGGGTGCTGGTGGCTGCTATTTCCGCACACTGCTGTTCGAGATGGTCTGCCTGGCCTCAGTGCTCAACGTCACTGCCCTGAGCGTGGAACGCTATGTGGCCGTGGTGCACCCGCTCCAGGCCAGGTCCATGGTGACACAGGCCCACGTGCGCCGAGTGCTTGGGGCTGTCTGGGGTCTTGCCATCCTCTGCTCCCTGCCCAACACCAGCCTGCACGGCATCCAGCAGCTGTATGTGCCCTGCCGGGGCCCAGTGCCAGACTCAGATCTTTGCACGCTGGTCCGCCCACGGGCCCTCTACAACCTGGCGGTGCAGATCACTGCGCTGCTCTTCTTCTGCCTGCCCATGGCTGTCATCAGCGTGCTCTACCTGCTCATTGGGCTGCGACTGCGGCGGGAGAGGCTACTGCTCATGCAGGAGGCTAAGGGCAGGGGCTCTGCAGCAGCCATGTCCAGAGACACCTGCAGGCTCCAGCGGCGCGATCGGGGCCGGAGACAAGTGACCAAGATGCTGT TTGTCCTGGTTGTGGTGTTTGGCATCTGCTGGGCCCCGTTCCACACCGACCGCGTCATGTGGAGCATCGTGTCACAGTGGACAGACGGCCTGCACCTGGCCTTTCAGCATGTGCATGTCATCTCCGGCATCTTCTTCTACCTCGGCTCGGCGGCCAACCCCGTGCTCTACAGCCTCATGTCCAGCCGCTTCCGAGAGACATTCCAGGAGGCCCTGTGCCTCGGGGCCCACTGCCACCGCCTCAGACCCCGCCACAGCTCCCACAGCCTCAGCAGGGTGACCACAGGCAGCACCCTGTGTGACGTAGGCTCCCCAGGCAGCAGGGTCCACCCCCTGGCTGGGGACGATGGCCCAGAGGGGCAGCAAGAGACTGATTTATCCTGA
- the NMUR1 gene encoding neuromedin-U receptor 1 isoform X1: protein MTPPCLNCSVLPGDLYPGDARSPMACNGSAARGHFDPEDLNLTDEALRLKYLGPRQTQLFMPICVMYLLIFTVGAVGNGLTCLVILRHKAMRTPTNYYLFSLAVSDLLVLLVGLPLELYEMWHNYPFLLGAGGCYFRTLLFEMVCLASVLNVTALSVERYVAVVHPLQARSMVTQAHVRRVLGAVWGLAILCSLPNTSLHGIQQLYVPCRGPVPDSDLCTLVRPRALYNLAVQITALLFFCLPMAVISVLYLLIGLRLRRERLLLMQEAKGRGSAAAMSRDTCRLQRRDRGRRQVTKMLFVLVVVFGICWAPFHTDRVMWSIVSQWTDGLHLAFQHVHVISGIFFYLGSAANPVLYSLMSSRFRETFQEALCLGAHCHRLRPRHSSHSLSRVTTGSTLCDVGSPGSRVHPLAGDDGPEGQQETDLS from the exons ATG ACTCCTCCTTGCCTCAATTGCTCTGTCCTCCCTGGAGACCTGTACCCAGGGGATGCAAGGAGCCCCATGGCTTGCAATGGCAGTGCGGCCAGGGGGCACTTTGACCCTGAGGACTTGAACCTGACCGATGAGGCACTGAGATTAAAGTACCTGGGGCCCCGGCAGACACAGCTGTTCATGCCCATCTGTGTCATGTACCTGCTGATCTTCACGGTGGGCGCTGTGGGCAATGGGCTGACCTGTCTGGTCATCCTGCGCCACAAGGCCATGCGCACGCCCACCAACTACTACCTCTTCAGCCTGGCCGTGTCAGACCTGCTGGTGCTGCTGGTGGGCCTGCCCCTGGAGCTCTATGAGATGTGGCACAACTACCCCTTCCTGCTGGGTGCTGGTGGCTGCTATTTCCGCACACTGCTGTTCGAGATGGTCTGCCTGGCCTCAGTGCTCAACGTCACTGCCCTGAGCGTGGAACGCTATGTGGCCGTGGTGCACCCGCTCCAGGCCAGGTCCATGGTGACACAGGCCCACGTGCGCCGAGTGCTTGGGGCTGTCTGGGGTCTTGCCATCCTCTGCTCCCTGCCCAACACCAGCCTGCACGGCATCCAGCAGCTGTATGTGCCCTGCCGGGGCCCAGTGCCAGACTCAGATCTTTGCACGCTGGTCCGCCCACGGGCCCTCTACAACCTGGCGGTGCAGATCACTGCGCTGCTCTTCTTCTGCCTGCCCATGGCTGTCATCAGCGTGCTCTACCTGCTCATTGGGCTGCGACTGCGGCGGGAGAGGCTACTGCTCATGCAGGAGGCTAAGGGCAGGGGCTCTGCAGCAGCCATGTCCAGAGACACCTGCAGGCTCCAGCGGCGCGATCGGGGCCGGAGACAAGTGACCAAGATGCTGT TTGTCCTGGTTGTGGTGTTTGGCATCTGCTGGGCCCCGTTCCACACCGACCGCGTCATGTGGAGCATCGTGTCACAGTGGACAGACGGCCTGCACCTGGCCTTTCAGCATGTGCATGTCATCTCCGGCATCTTCTTCTACCTCGGCTCGGCGGCCAACCCCGTGCTCTACAGCCTCATGTCCAGCCGCTTCCGAGAGACATTCCAGGAGGCCCTGTGCCTCGGGGCCCACTGCCACCGCCTCAGACCCCGCCACAGCTCCCACAGCCTCAGCAGGGTGACCACAGGCAGCACCCTGTGTGACGTAGGCTCCCCAGGCAGCAGGGTCCACCCCCTGGCTGGGGACGATGGCCCAGAGGGGCAGCAAGAGACTGATTTATCCTGA